A genome region from Rhodothermales bacterium includes the following:
- a CDS encoding penicillin acylase family protein, producing the protein MNTRPRLPFPIPHLPSGATLPFIGLGARMLGPLVAVFVLAVTSIAGIWFLAYGLDASAPDELEITTLLAPARVGWFEDESIRIEAENELDAATALGYAHAVSYLWPISLWRQTAQGALTAWFGPDLLELDRFARELRFDALAQETFRTLPTDQQAYLRAYAAGINKAFDETAFLAQDEFAILQVTPARWRPWHTLSVERLMGWLAVRLDTTAAGDVPIPASLRRFLASDRQLRGWLQLHSFDYSFAWVHRDSSGAVLGQRHVTGSTPIPLFLETIVRTPAGERIVAGIPGTPITPAGRVRGATWAILLRSVAQIAPASAHLSRDTPMIYERIEGRNGIEFLHAFRPGRGHLQFLAVQDTSDALPDSALTLFWAGLEPGTDLAAWRALPAGPDSAFTLFDGAGIRMQPDGAWALSGSPAFQTTSGPITLVGDTPWTPYLARHLDALNRLPEGVDRFAGWNEDCYSEWAADLAPRFLAALGRSDSLSAMDRDALTYLRNWDFTYARASIGASIFDAWLDGLNGRRLTTHPDAFSTLPPDDTLLVAFKRAVAHLADTLSSDLSTWRLENYHPVTYRYPAWSFANTVDTDRLRLSETRFAPLQLPGRGHPSTLCWGSFQTGDRFQSSATWDAWAYTPPNDTLYTRRRALDASGFLGRYRIPVQPPGAHRLHQDAEPASETRLVPAD; encoded by the coding sequence ATGAACACACGACCTCGCCTACCCTTCCCTATTCCTCACCTGCCCTCCGGAGCCACCCTCCCGTTTATCGGCCTGGGTGCGCGGATGCTGGGCCCACTCGTCGCCGTGTTTGTGCTGGCTGTCACATCCATCGCCGGCATCTGGTTTCTCGCGTACGGGCTCGACGCCAGCGCCCCTGATGAACTGGAGATAACCACACTCCTGGCGCCGGCCCGGGTCGGCTGGTTCGAGGATGAGAGCATCAGGATCGAGGCCGAGAACGAGCTGGATGCCGCGACGGCGCTGGGATATGCCCACGCCGTGTCGTATCTCTGGCCGATTTCCCTCTGGCGGCAGACGGCACAGGGCGCTCTCACGGCCTGGTTTGGACCGGATCTGCTCGAACTCGATCGATTCGCCCGAGAGCTGCGCTTCGATGCCCTTGCGCAGGAGACCTTTCGGACCCTCCCTACCGATCAACAGGCCTATCTCCGCGCGTACGCGGCGGGAATCAACAAAGCCTTCGATGAAACGGCCTTCCTCGCGCAAGATGAATTCGCGATCCTCCAGGTGACACCGGCCCGCTGGCGGCCGTGGCACACCCTGTCCGTCGAACGGTTGATGGGATGGCTGGCCGTCCGCCTGGATACTACCGCCGCCGGCGACGTCCCCATTCCGGCCTCTTTGCGCCGCTTCCTGGCGTCCGATCGCCAGCTGCGCGGCTGGCTCCAGCTCCACAGCTTCGATTATAGCTTCGCCTGGGTCCACCGCGACTCCTCCGGCGCCGTCCTGGGGCAGCGGCATGTGACGGGCTCCACCCCCATCCCCCTCTTCCTCGAAACCATTGTGCGGACACCCGCCGGCGAGCGCATCGTGGCCGGCATACCGGGCACGCCTATCACCCCGGCCGGTCGCGTCCGGGGAGCCACCTGGGCCATCCTACTCCGTAGCGTGGCCCAGATCGCGCCGGCCTCGGCCCACCTCTCGCGCGATACCCCCATGATCTACGAACGGATCGAGGGGCGCAACGGCATCGAATTTCTCCATGCCTTTCGACCGGGGCGCGGCCATTTGCAGTTTCTTGCTGTCCAGGATACAAGCGACGCACTGCCGGACTCGGCTCTGACGCTGTTCTGGGCCGGGCTCGAACCGGGCACCGACCTCGCGGCGTGGCGTGCCTTGCCGGCCGGGCCGGACTCCGCCTTCACGCTGTTCGACGGCGCCGGCATCCGCATGCAACCCGATGGCGCCTGGGCACTCTCCGGTAGCCCGGCCTTCCAGACAACCTCGGGCCCGATCACCCTCGTCGGCGATACGCCATGGACGCCTTATCTCGCGCGGCATCTGGACGCCCTCAACAGGCTGCCAGAAGGAGTCGATCGATTCGCCGGCTGGAACGAGGACTGCTATAGCGAATGGGCCGCAGACCTCGCGCCGCGTTTCCTGGCTGCGCTCGGGCGGTCGGACAGCCTCTCGGCCATGGATCGGGACGCCCTCACGTACCTCCGCAACTGGGACTTCACGTATGCCCGCGCCAGCATCGGGGCTTCCATCTTCGATGCCTGGCTCGACGGCCTGAATGGCCGGCGCCTCACCACCCACCCGGATGCCTTCAGCACCCTGCCACCGGATGACACGCTGCTCGTGGCATTTAAGCGGGCCGTCGCGCACCTGGCCGATACGCTGAGCAGCGACCTCAGCACCTGGCGGCTCGAAAACTACCACCCGGTCACCTACCGCTATCCGGCCTGGTCGTTTGCCAACACCGTGGATACCGACCGCCTGCGCCTTTCCGAAACACGTTTCGCCCCACTCCAGCTCCCGGGCCGCGGTCATCCCTCGACACTTTGCTGGGGGTCGTTCCAAACCGGGGATCGCTTCCAGTCCTCCGCTACCTGGGATGCCTGGGCGTACACGCCGCCCAACGACACCCTCTACACCCGCCGGCGCGCCCTGGACGCCTCCGGCTTCCTGGGCCGCTATCGCATCCCCGTCCAGCCTCCCGGCGCCCACCGATTACATCAGGACGCCGAGCCGGCTTCTGAAACGAGGCTGG